The following are from one region of the uncultured Hyphomonas sp. genome:
- the rnd gene encoding ribonuclease D codes for MTDNTLTPITEQSALEDFCGKLAESDFICVDTEFHRETTYWPELCLVQASSPDVEGLIDPLAEDLDIGPFLNLIAADNRVKVFHAARQDIEIFNRLIGHPPGPIFDTQIAAMALGYGDSISYDNLVQRVLRRQIDKSSQFTDWMRRPLSQKQLVYALGDVTHLRDAYLIMREKLESSGRLPWVQEEMADLEDPAKYDTDPDKAWQRLKLRTPKKDYAAVIVAVAAWREQLAQQLDKPRRRILKDDAIQEIASQKPRSENDYNQLRAVPNGFIRSKHGQGLMDAVQAALDNPADYAPELEPRRQNAQIPAGAPELLKVLLKHVAEEHDVVPRLIANAADIDRIARGETSDDIAAMNGWRFEMFGSKAQALLSGKLAVSFEGGQVRLFDV; via the coding sequence ATGACTGACAACACCCTGACTCCCATTACTGAACAGTCGGCCCTGGAAGATTTCTGCGGAAAACTGGCCGAAAGCGATTTTATCTGCGTCGATACCGAGTTTCATCGGGAGACCACTTATTGGCCGGAACTCTGCCTGGTCCAGGCCTCGTCACCCGACGTCGAAGGCCTGATCGACCCCCTGGCCGAGGATCTGGACATCGGTCCATTCCTGAACCTGATCGCTGCCGATAATCGCGTAAAAGTGTTTCATGCGGCCCGTCAGGACATTGAAATATTCAACCGGCTGATCGGCCACCCCCCCGGTCCGATCTTTGATACCCAGATCGCTGCCATGGCTCTCGGCTATGGAGACTCAATCTCCTATGACAATCTGGTCCAGCGGGTTCTGAGACGCCAGATCGACAAATCCAGCCAGTTTACCGACTGGATGCGCCGTCCCCTGTCCCAGAAACAACTCGTTTATGCCCTCGGCGATGTCACCCACCTCCGCGATGCATATCTGATCATGCGGGAAAAGCTGGAATCCAGTGGCCGCCTTCCCTGGGTTCAGGAGGAAATGGCGGATCTGGAAGATCCGGCCAAGTATGACACAGATCCTGACAAGGCCTGGCAACGCCTGAAGCTGCGGACCCCGAAGAAGGACTACGCGGCCGTCATCGTCGCGGTCGCGGCCTGGCGTGAGCAACTGGCACAGCAACTCGACAAACCGCGCCGGAGGATCCTGAAGGATGACGCCATTCAGGAAATTGCCAGCCAGAAGCCGCGAAGCGAGAATGATTACAACCAGCTTCGCGCCGTGCCGAATGGATTTATCCGCTCGAAGCACGGACAGGGCCTGATGGACGCCGTGCAGGCGGCGCTCGACAATCCCGCCGACTATGCCCCCGAACTGGAGCCGCGGCGCCAGAACGCACAGATCCCCGCAGGCGCACCAGAGCTTCTGAAAGTCCTTCTGAAGCATGTTGCCGAAGAACACGACGTTGTCCCGCGGCTGATCGCCAATGCGGCTGATATCGACCGGATCGCGCGCGGTGAAACATCAGACGATATTGCGGCCATGAATGGTTGGCGTTTCGAGATGTTCGGAAGCAAGGCTCAGGCCCTGCTCTCAGGCAAGCTCGCGGTCTCGTTTGAAGGTGGTCAGGTTCGTCTGTTCGACGTCTGA
- the aspS gene encoding aspartate--tRNA ligase — MHAYRTHTCGELRKTHVGETVKLSGWLHRRREHAGALFIDLRDHYGLTQVVVYPNASFYEDAKRATAESVLTVTGTLIARDAEAVNPELPTGEVELPAETLIIESAAEKLPLPVFAEPDYPEDIRLKHRYLDLRRETLHKNMTLRSDVITSLRRRMVEQGFTEYQTPILTASSPEGARDFLVPSRLHPGEFYALPQAPQQFKQLLMVSGFDRYFQIAPCFRDEDARADRSPGEFYQLDIEMSFVTQEDVFNAIEPVMRGVFEEFADWDGKGRTVPSGPFPHIPYAEAMAKYGSDKPDLRNPLELSDVTEFFKDEEKTGFGIFAKIIKSGGKVVAIPAPKAAAEKSRKFFDEMDKWAKKEMQAPGLGYARLKEADGGGVDSQDPALKNFDPAHLSALLQHLGLGAGDGVFFSAGKKNDAYKLAGAARNKIGETLELIEQGVFRFCWIVDFPMFEYDEDAKKIDFSHNPFSMPQGGMDALEAAKTDDEILDIKAFQYDIVCNGIELSSGAIRNHRPDVMLKAFNMAGYGPEVVEAEFGGMLNAFRHGAPPHGGIAPGVDRIVMLLADAENIRDVTLFPMNGQARDLMMGAPSPVDERQLRELNIRLAPQIKS, encoded by the coding sequence ATGCACGCCTATCGCACCCATACCTGCGGGGAGCTTCGCAAGACCCATGTGGGAGAAACCGTCAAGCTGTCAGGCTGGCTGCATCGCCGCCGTGAGCACGCTGGCGCCCTGTTTATCGACCTGCGGGATCACTACGGCCTGACCCAGGTTGTCGTCTATCCGAACGCGTCTTTCTACGAAGACGCCAAACGTGCCACGGCGGAAAGTGTCCTGACCGTGACCGGGACCCTCATCGCCCGCGATGCAGAGGCCGTGAATCCTGAATTGCCAACCGGTGAAGTGGAGCTTCCGGCGGAAACCCTGATTATCGAAAGCGCAGCCGAAAAGCTGCCACTTCCGGTTTTCGCGGAGCCGGACTATCCCGAAGACATTCGCCTGAAGCACCGTTACCTCGATCTGCGCCGCGAGACGCTCCACAAGAACATGACGCTGCGCAGCGACGTTATCACCAGCTTGCGCCGCCGGATGGTCGAGCAGGGCTTTACAGAATACCAGACCCCAATTCTGACCGCGTCTAGCCCTGAAGGCGCACGGGATTTCCTTGTCCCCTCACGTCTGCATCCTGGTGAGTTTTATGCGCTGCCGCAGGCGCCTCAGCAGTTCAAGCAACTGCTCATGGTGTCGGGTTTCGACCGGTACTTCCAGATTGCGCCTTGCTTCCGCGACGAGGATGCCCGGGCGGATCGTTCGCCGGGCGAATTCTACCAGCTCGATATCGAAATGAGCTTCGTGACTCAGGAAGACGTGTTTAACGCGATTGAGCCAGTCATGCGCGGCGTATTCGAGGAATTTGCGGACTGGGACGGCAAGGGCCGAACCGTGCCGTCAGGGCCTTTCCCGCATATTCCATATGCTGAAGCGATGGCAAAATACGGTTCTGACAAGCCAGACCTGCGTAACCCGCTGGAACTCTCTGACGTCACCGAGTTCTTCAAGGATGAAGAGAAAACCGGTTTCGGTATTTTCGCAAAAATCATCAAAAGTGGCGGCAAGGTCGTGGCCATTCCTGCGCCAAAAGCGGCTGCCGAGAAGTCCCGCAAATTCTTCGATGAGATGGACAAATGGGCCAAGAAAGAGATGCAGGCGCCAGGGCTGGGCTATGCTCGCCTGAAAGAGGCAGACGGTGGCGGCGTTGACAGTCAGGACCCTGCGCTGAAGAATTTCGATCCAGCGCATCTCTCAGCATTGCTGCAGCATCTGGGGTTGGGTGCCGGTGACGGCGTGTTCTTCTCTGCAGGCAAGAAAAACGATGCGTACAAGCTGGCTGGTGCAGCGCGCAACAAAATCGGCGAAACGCTGGAACTGATCGAGCAGGGGGTGTTCCGCTTCTGTTGGATCGTCGATTTCCCGATGTTTGAATATGACGAGGACGCCAAGAAGATCGACTTCAGTCATAACCCGTTTTCTATGCCTCAGGGCGGTATGGACGCATTGGAGGCCGCCAAAACGGATGACGAAATACTCGATATCAAGGCGTTCCAGTACGATATTGTCTGCAACGGCATCGAATTGTCGTCCGGCGCCATCCGGAACCACCGTCCCGATGTCATGCTGAAGGCATTCAACATGGCCGGATACGGTCCGGAAGTCGTCGAAGCTGAGTTTGGCGGCATGTTGAACGCCTTCCGTCATGGGGCGCCGCCGCACGGCGGCATCGCGCCGGGGGTCGATCGGATCGTGATGCTTCTCGCTGATGCAGAGAATATCCGGGACGTCACACTATTCCCGATGAATGGTCAGGCGCGTGATCTCATGATGGGGGCACCAAGCCCGGTCGACGAGCGTCAACTGCGTGAGCTCAACATCCGGCTGGCGCCGCAGATAAAGTCATAA
- a CDS encoding pentapeptide repeat-containing protein: MGHGKSATPVAMKQWLQLVQFWHAKQSGIQIGMNRVLLSLATLASATAFQAVAQEPARPSQPVAWAPSYVGSCSGCNLSGRNLTGWTLSGANYREANLEYAFMRGAHAKETNFEGIKATGADMRAAILTSAKLSGANLENARLQAIQASGAEFKQSILVGTNLQQAMLVGANFAAANLATASLEGADFSGANLSGADLSGTVMMSAIFNGANLSLSKLDGANAQGASFKDARFAGANLTGLIGWREADFEGACASSSTLLPLGLHLADCK, encoded by the coding sequence ATGGGTCATGGCAAATCTGCAACACCTGTGGCCATGAAACAGTGGTTACAGCTTGTTCAGTTTTGGCACGCAAAACAAAGCGGTATCCAGATAGGCATGAACCGGGTTTTGCTCAGCCTTGCCACGCTTGCCTCTGCGACCGCTTTCCAAGCGGTGGCGCAGGAGCCTGCTCGACCGAGCCAACCCGTCGCCTGGGCGCCAAGCTATGTTGGGTCATGCAGCGGGTGCAACCTTTCCGGACGCAATCTGACGGGGTGGACGCTTAGCGGCGCAAATTACCGTGAGGCAAATCTGGAATATGCCTTCATGCGCGGCGCGCATGCCAAGGAAACCAATTTTGAAGGTATAAAAGCAACAGGCGCAGACATGCGCGCTGCAATCCTGACGTCAGCGAAGCTTTCAGGCGCCAATCTCGAGAATGCGCGCTTGCAGGCGATCCAGGCGTCTGGTGCCGAATTCAAGCAGAGTATTCTTGTCGGCACCAATCTGCAGCAAGCCATGCTGGTCGGCGCGAATTTCGCCGCTGCAAACCTGGCAACAGCCTCTCTTGAAGGGGCTGACTTTTCTGGGGCCAACCTGTCCGGTGCCGACCTGAGCGGAACCGTCATGATGTCCGCAATCTTCAATGGCGCCAATCTGTCCTTGTCAAAACTGGATGGCGCCAATGCTCAGGGCGCTTCTTTCAAGGACGCCCGTTTTGCCGGTGCCAATCTGACCGGACTTATCGGCTGGCGAGAGGCCGATTTCGAAGGCGCATGCGCATCGAGCAGCACGCTGCTGCCCCTCGGCCTGCACTTGGCAGACTGCAAATAG